TGAGATGGGAAGAGAAGAATAGTAAGGAAGATGGACACAAACACATTATGCACTCAGCATCCAGCTACAAGATGAGCtgagaaaacaaaaagaatattagGATTTGTTTGCTTAAATTACTGTAGAAGTTAGTTTAAGGAAACAATCCCATATGTGATTGAATGAAGCATCAGCATATCTATCTGCCAAGGCCTCTTGTTTGCCGGGTGTTGTAAGATTTGCAGTCGTGGCATTTCTGGCCGACAACGTGATATTTCACTTCAGAGTTACTTCCACAGTCATTGCAAAGAATCCAAACCTGTAGTTGAAGGACCATCATTCAAATTATGCATGCTTCAAGCTCAAGCTTGAATGTGTGTGTCAGTGTGTGGGTGTGTGCAGCTTCTCGCACATGCTTATTAAAGTTGAATGTGTAGCTTGactgtgtgtgtgagtgtgtctGTGTGTGCAAGAGGGAGGGAATTGGAGACCATCTTATCTTCATAATATGGTGGCATAGGAGTAGCTGCAATCTCCAAGTCATACTTCTCCCACACTTTCGACATATTGCGAACTGACTTTGAACAGATGGGGCAAGCGTACCTGTCACGGAATTATGCCAGTTTACATAGTGTATGAAACAAAGAAGAAATTAGCCACACACTTCGATATTGATCACTCACTGATAGTAATCCTGCATTTGTTCCAAGCATGTTCGATGTATGGTGTGCCCGCATGGCATAGAAACTACATCATTTCTCGACTCAAACAGATACTGTATGGGATGGTACTTCACATCAGTTGGGCTATTCTTTTACAAAGGGATTTGAAAAAGAGGAATATAGTGAAGTTAGAACCTCAAAGCAAACAGGACAGTTTTGGTGCATTGCCCTCTCAATGCATGGGTGGCTGCTTTTCAAAAGCATGGAATAGCAGCATTCTGAGTTGCACATAAAATATCAGAATCAAGACGTGAGATACACACAAATTAGCTTCTAATCAGtgtataaacaaaaaaagagagaCAACTTACCACATTTATCGCAATGAAAGAAATTATTGGAGCCTCCGACCCTACAATAGTGTTCTATCCAAGCATGAATAAATGTCATGAAAAGCCAAACAGGTCATTTCTACCAGATTATAAGTCTACATATAGATCAGAAAGATCAGTTGGCAAAGAACTTGACTTATGAGAGAACAGCTTTCGAGTAGAAGCTGAAATCTACCACTAAAGAAGCTTAAGGCAAACCAAAGAGTGTAAGGGAAATACTGTAAGGAAATGTACCTGCAAATACCACAGCCATCACAATGATACTGGTCTTTAGATATCTGCAAATTGAGAGATATTGCACTGTCAACCACCCATTACACGTTTACAAATGTGCAGtttcacaaaattatgtgCAAAATATTTCGGTGATTCAAACTATTAAACAAAAGCTCAGCATGCAATCAAGAAGGTACTTATAACTCACATCATCATCATACAGCTTGCAAGTTCCACAAAAGTATCTTCCCATGCACACCCCACAATTTCTGCAAACTTGTTGAGCCTAAGAGTAACACcccaaatcaacaaaataagaGATTGATGCCATGGTCGAACCCAAAACTCCATAAAACACATCAAGAAAAATTGACTTTTAAGATCATTTGCCATCATACTAGAGCTAAAACATTATTAATACAGGCAACCTCCACAACTGATAAGGCTAATCTTGCCTAGCTCATTTGAACTGGACACACATGAACCATTTGTAAGTGCAGACAAGACTATGCATCGCTAACTTTCCcagacacatttttttatattatgttttgaactatatacatatatatgtatgagaTCAGagcttaagataaaataacTGTACTCTGTCTAAGAGACAGAACAGTTCTAGCAGTGgtgattatatatatgtgtgagATCAGAGCTtacgatataaaaaaactgtACTCAGTCTAAGAGACAGACCAGTTCTAGCATTGGTGATTTGTTGCAGGTAATGTGGAGGTTTCCAAATTCTTGTCCAGGCTTACCCTATTGATAGCTGTATAGACATGGAGATGCATGtgtataaagaaaaatgagtaaaactAACCTCCTGTTCAGTGTGACAAAGCGCGCATATGACCTGCGTGACATAAAACAATGGTTTTTAGAGGATTATCAGGAATAACTAGAAAGAGGGGCgcacaaaatgaaaaagatagaaaactGGATACAGCTTAGGAAGAAACTGAAAGACAAATCCTCCAGATTAAGCTGGCGTACCTTCATAATTAAGTGGCGAGTGATATCATGCCTGAGCTTTTGGTCAACGCAAATATTGTTCTGTTGCCAGAATGTAAATAACTAAGCATCAATTTCCAATCCCCAACAGAGAGtatatcaaatcaaacaaGGAGAATCCCTCTCACGTCCACCCTATCTTAGAGGCTGAGTTGATGAGTAGATGCTTCAGTTATGTCTAGATACACTAAAATATTCTGCCCCCATCTGACATGCTTAAGATATAAGCTCAGACAAGCAGGGAAAACCTTTATAGAAAAGAATGACTCATACCTTTGCCTCATTGTGACAGTGATGGCAATCAAATATCTCATTGCAACAAGGTGCTCTGATTTGACACCTCCGACGATAATGGGAACAACTGCCAGTATACAAACATGAGCACCTAATCAATAAGGGAAGAACAAACCAGAGTAAGGTACACAAAGCTAGAAGCCATACCCATAGTTCAGGTATCCTTTATTGTATGTTTCGGT
The genomic region above belongs to Salvia hispanica cultivar TCC Black 2014 chromosome 3, UniMelb_Shisp_WGS_1.0, whole genome shotgun sequence and contains:
- the LOC125209047 gene encoding probable E3 ubiquitin-protein ligase RZFP34, coding for MVSVAVNHDLSSSLQVESNFTEKGLAGDSVVTNCIEVCESPLESSHEEHIPTGGICDEEVASTETYNKGYLNYGCSHYRRRCQIRAPCCNEIFDCHHCHNEAKNNICVDQKLRHDITRHLIMKVICALCHTEQEAQQVCRNCGVCMGRYFCGTCKLYDDDISKDQYHCDGCGICRVGGSNNFFHCDKCECCYSMLLKSSHPCIERAMHQNCPVCFEYLFESRNDVVSMPCGHTIHRTCLEQMQDYYQYACPICSKSVRNMSKVWEKYDLEIAATPMPPYYEDKMVWILCNDCGSNSEVKYHVVGQKCHDCKSYNTRQTRGLGR